One region of Dehalococcoidia bacterium genomic DNA includes:
- a CDS encoding nitroreductase family protein, producing the protein METFESIMTRRSIRKYTDNRVPAEVVEQLLRAGMAAPSAANEQPWHFVVITERKTLVQVPTFHPHAHMLKEAALAILVCNDSGLELTRGRGVLDCSAATQNILLAAHDLGLGAVWVGVYPVVERMNGMRKLLNMPTRIVPIALVSVGYPDERPRMEDRFKPERVHYERWMGSPEPRPSKPAKGKK; encoded by the coding sequence ATGGAAACATTTGAATCAATCATGACGCGCAGAAGCATCAGGAAATATACGGATAACCGCGTGCCGGCGGAAGTTGTCGAGCAACTCCTGCGGGCCGGGATGGCAGCCCCTTCGGCAGCCAATGAGCAGCCGTGGCATTTCGTGGTCATCACCGAGCGCAAGACGCTCGTACAGGTGCCGACCTTTCATCCGCACGCGCATATGCTCAAGGAAGCCGCGCTTGCCATACTGGTGTGTAACGACAGCGGCCTCGAGCTGACCAGAGGCAGGGGTGTGCTGGACTGCTCGGCGGCCACGCAGAACATCCTGCTGGCCGCACATGATCTGGGACTGGGGGCGGTGTGGGTCGGCGTCTATCCGGTGGTGGAAAGGATGAACGGTATGAGGAAACTGCTCAACATGCCGACCAGGATAGTGCCGATCGCCCTCGTTTCCGTAGGCTATCCGGACGAGAGGCCGCGCATGGAGGACAGGTTCAAGCCGGAGCGCGTGCACTACGAGCGCTGGATGGGCTCACCGGAGCCGCGTCCATCTAAACCAGCCAAAGGCAAGAAATAG